The DNA window GGCTCATAAGGCTGATGGGAGAGGGTAAGGCACTGTTGCTGACGGAAGGGTGGTGGCCGGCTGGTGACGGGTGGTACAGCGCACCGCTCTTCATGAGGGAGGGCGGGTGGGGGTGGTAGGGAACCAGGCCAACCTCCCCGCTGCAACCGCTCCCACCATTGCCACTGCACATGAGAACGTTGGGTCTGTGGCTGCGAGGCGGCGGCCCCATGCTGGAGGCCTGTGGCATGTGGGAGTCGCTCTCTTTGTGAGCGTAGGAGACCGAGGAGAGCAGATCCTGCAGCGAGGAGTTGCGGTAAGAGTGCATGGGCGCAAAGCTGGCCTGCTTGTTCTCCTGGATGGTCTGCATGGGCAGGCGGCGCATGAGGCTCATGGCGGGCTGGCTGTAGATGGTCCCGCAGTAGGTGCTGCCCCCGCCGCCCCCGCCGCCCCCTCCAGCGCCCACAGCCGAGCACTTGGCGCTGAAGCTGAAGCCGGGGCTCCTTTGCCGGAGAGCGCCCGCAGGGAGCGGCTGGCCCGGGCTCAGGCTGTAGTTGTCCTGCAGGTCGTCCAGGAGGCTCTCGCCCAGGCTCTCGCTCAGGCTGATGGTGCCGGTGAGGTCGGCCAGCCTGGGCATCTCGACGGAGCAGCGGGCATTCAGGGAGGGGGACATGGTGCTGGAAGGGCTGGGGTACATCAGCGGGGAAGACGGAGTCCCGTCCTCCTCTTCCAACTCGTCCGGCTCGTGGTTGGCCATGATGGGGGAAAGGTGGCCGCCCAACGTGCTGGCGGAGGAGTTGGCTCGTGTCCGAAAGTCGGCCCAAGCGTCGTACTCCTCGCTGGTGTGCGAGGAGGGGCTCCCGGACCACTTGGCCGGCGGCCTGGCCGGGCTCTCCTCCGCGCCGCGCTCCTGGGAGGCCTGGAGCTGCTTCTTCTTGCTGGCTTTGCCCTTGATCCGCAGGAACTTGCTGTTATTGTCCATGGAGACGGCTCGCCGGCGCGGGGTCTTTCCCGTTTTCCCGCCCTCGGGGTTCAGCATCCACCAGGAGCTCTTGCCCGTGCCCTCGTTCTGCACGCGGATGAATCGGGTGTGCAGGGACAGGTTGTGGCGGATGGAATTCTGCAGGCAAGACACAAGAAAGGGAGACCTCCATCACTGCTAGTCGGCAGAAAGCCCCTCACGTGGAGCCCCTTCCACCCCCACACGGTCCCATAAACACAGCTTCCAGGAGTCGCCTTTTCCAACCACACCTCCCCGAATCCTCCTGGCCTTGGCCATGTTACCTGGGCATTTCTGGGAGTGAAAACTACCCACCTGGCTTCAAAGCCTCCATGGAGCACATGCCTCCTACAATCCCTCTCCCGGATTACAACAGGGAGTCCTGTGGGCCTGGGAGGCTGTTGGATGCCGTCCTATAAGTCCTAGGTGGGATAACCAATTATCAAGGATGATGGGACCTGGCAGCAAATTATGTTTGAAGGACCACGGGCTCCTCCTCTCGTTATAGGAGACAAGTTGAAGTTCCCCAGAAAGCCAGATCCTCTATTCTATTCCAATTTCAGGGGATGGTCGGAGGCACATCTCATGTACAGATAGATACCGTGACTCCCCTTGTGACCTAGAGTATATTGCGCAAAtgaagccgcccagagtcccttcgggtgagaagggcgggatataaatgttagaaataaataaataagaaagtctGTGGTGATTAGAGTGAGGTATTGAATTAAAGGACAGTGTGTGCTCCACTCATGACCGGTACTTCATTTTTGGGCTCCAACCTTTTCCTTTCATATGTTCATCCAGCAAACAACCAATATAATTCGTCGCCACACCACAAACCTGCCTCCTGCCCTATCCCTGCAGAGTGCTGATGGAGGATCATTGGAGAGGCCAATCAGGAGCCTACGTTACTTGAGATGGGAGTCCATCATTTTCGACCCCCAGTTCGGGTACACAAAGCACAGCCGAGCACCAGACACGGCTTCAGCTGCAAAGACAACACTGGAatcaaaacttcatttggattcgTTTAGACCtaatgaactgtaactcccaggattccacaacattgagccgcagcaggtgtcaaactgcaaatcccactgAAATCCAAATAAAGTTTTGATTTCCATGGGATTTACTCTTGAGTAAGCCTTCCCCCAGCCTCCCAATGTAGTAACTGTTGAACCCTAGCTCTGAAATCACTCAGTGGCCTGGCTGGTCACTACGGGAAATGGGGTGTTGCCATGTGGCTTGCCTTGTACTTCTGGCCAGACAGAccgcacacgcacacgcacacacacacacacacacacagctcaaTTCTGCACGGCGCCCATTCGTGCGTTGGCCCCCAAAAGACATTTATCACCAAAAAAGATGAGAAGAGAAGGCGCTGGTTCTCATACACATTTCCTACATTCATTCATATGGACAGATGACAATTTAGATGTCAATGAATCACCCTGTAACCTAAATAATGATGCACGGCACCTGTCCATAGTTGGGGAAACTTTGCCCAGTTTTGTGTGTCTGCTCGGCCGGCCGCCCGAGGGCTCATTATTatggagaagaagagacgtgaagcccccccctccccgctgCCCCTTCTTTTGGGCCTTTCCTTTCAACCAGAGTCATCAAAAGAGAGaacgcccgcccgcccgcctgccCTCAAAGGCTTTCCTCTCCCAGGGAAAGGCCACTCTACCCTCCCTTTCTGGTTCTGCAAACACTGCTTCCCTGTCTTCCACCTCTCCTCTCCCTtctctgccacacacacacacacaccaatagaTATTTGCTGCATTAGCCACGAGCCAGTCTCCATTATTCAGCAGCAGTTGCCGAAACAGCCCAACTCTCGTGTCTCCAGTTGGGCTTTATCGGCTGCCACCCTCCCTCTGCTTTACTGTCGTATCATTGCGTGTTCAGACGGACGGGTGAGTGGGCACCCGCACCATCCTGGCCACCTTACTGAGCAGCTGTGTGTGCAACAGAAAGGCCCGGCGGGTCCCCCATCTCCATGGCAGACAAAGACCCACGGAGCTGCTGGAGGTGCCGCTCTTGCCAGGGCTCCCTGCCATTGGATGCCACGGGGCCGGCAGGGCACATCGATGCTGCCATGCACGTGGAGGAGAGGAGGACCACCTGCTTGTCCAGGGAGTTCGAGCCATGAGAGACCGGGAACGCTGGAAACCCTTGCCTGTGATCTGCAGCTTACCTCCATCCGGGGGATTTTCCCATGGAATTCCCAGTAGGGCCCGGCAGGCAATGCTGGGCGGCTCCAGGGCCCTGCCTGCCAGCGCATGGTCTGCAGGCCGAGAAGGGGCGGGGGCTGGCCGGCCCCTCCCTCCCACCGCGCTCTTGGCACTGGGGGTGCTCTACATCAGGCCTGCACAGCTTGCCAGAAGGAAAGGGCCGACATCAAAGCAAGCACCGCTTTCCCAGGTCACTCCTCCTGCCGCTCTTCGCCCAGCCCGTGGCGCCTTCCAGCCGCACCTGCCCCTACCTGCCACCCACAGGCGCCACTGAAGGGCCAGAGGCCgaggtggcacagcgtgttaaaccgctgagctgctgaacttgcggactgaaaggtcacaggttggaatccagggagtgaggtgagctcccactgttagccccagcttctgccaacctagcagttcaaaaacatgcaaatgtgagtagatcaataggtgccacttcAGCgatattccatgcagtcatgccaaccacatgaccttggaggtgtctacggatgagcaccaacccccagagtcggatacgactggatttaatgtcaggggaaaacctttaccttttatggtttATGAGCCTGACTTAGTTTTTTGGAATCAGAATATTAAATAAAGTATTTCTGAAACTTCAAAGACAGCAGTCAAGCAAAAGCAGCATTTGTTAAACACAACAGGTTGATTTCCTtattttatgaagtatagctgaaggaTTTTCTGCATGTTGTTGCTGACAGATTcacgtaaatgtctaaaacagccactaggtggcaagctACACACATTTTTCACAACCCCCACATTCAGTTAGTGGACCCCAAATGTAGTTGAGACACACAGTTTAAGATGAAatgagaaaaagcgggatataaataagcatacaacaacaacaacaacaacaacaacaacagaggtcCTATGAAGTCTGCTGCAGGAATAGAACCAAATGGCTGCTTGGTTTTCCTTGCTCTCCTGGCTACTGAATGGCTTTGAGTAGAGGCATCCATCACGAAAACAGATACACAAGAGGGGGAATGAGATGCAAGTACAACCGATGGAATCATACAATCTGCAAATGTGAGGCAGGATCTGCAAGCCTACATGGAAGAGCTCAGTTCTGTCTCTCCAGGCTGACCTGCCCCAGAGGACAGATAGGAAAAGGACATTCATGAAACTATCTGTTAAAAATCCTCCTGTGGAAAAGAGCTTCTCGGGCGTCTTTAGGGCCAGCCACGCTTCTGCTCCTGCTTCCGCTTCACACCTGGGTTTCCTCCTTCTGCACAAGAAGAGCATTTCCTATCAGTCCAGGGAAAGGGAATGCTAAGCATGCTGTATTGTGCttcaaaaacaaaatccaaattccGAGCCTCTATGAATTATGCATGAGTATTTAGATGCCTCTGCTTGTTCTGCATTAATGTATTCGCTATTCCTGAATCATAACAAGAAGCTATGGATAGCGCCCAGGCCCCAAGCCCTCGCTGATGCTAGAGTGCATTACGTTTCATCTTCTCAGATGACGCCAATCTTCTTCTCCTCCTGTGTTTTTCAGCTCTGCATTTTTAGGGAttaaatgcatgtgtgtgtatttgtgtgcgtatgtacacacacagagtcagctctccacattcactgaggttagaAGCACAGGAATCTCATGAAGATGAAAAGCTACAACAACACTAATTGCCATTTTATTTTCTTGACCTGAAAGAAAACTTATCTACGAATTTCTAGGTCCACTTCTGGCAGAGCTGTTCTTTCAGGACCCCTAGAGACCAAATCCATGAACACTCAAATCCATAAATGTTGTGAATGTGAAGGTCTgactcgtgtgtgtgtgtatgaaaaggAATAGGCTTCATGCCTGGTATCGATATCTTGGGGAaattattttggactacaattcccagaatcccatctAGCATGTAATCTGTGGGTCTCTCCTTTAAGAAAGGACAGAGGGCTACTgctgctaacaacaacaacaacaacaacaacaacaacagcaacaacaatgataattagaagccagcagcaataaatcaccactgaccaagaggttattGGTTCAAAGCTCAGGTCAGacttaagctcctgaccattaatagcctagcttgctgcccacctaagcagcttgcaaacagctgtgagtagagaattctaggtaccgtttaatgcagggaggctaatttaacttaatttacgacaccataaaacttctGGCAGAAACACAagaaagtactaccatcaaaaaggactcacagtggacaatgaagcggcagctctCCTTGTGGGCGGAATCTAAcatgccctcatgaagccagaagctggaaaatgttaaatagcctctgtgtctgtctaaatatgttgtatgtctaataatgacattgaatgtttgccgtgtatatggGCATTGTACTGCGCCCtgtgtctccttcagggtgagaagggtggaatataaatactgtaaataaattaacaataacagcaacaacaatttaaCCATGCTGAGAGGAAACTATGAGTATAATTCACGAAGGCAGTGTTTTTGCATGTTCTTCCTCAAAGCAGAGAAAGCCTGCTGTCGGGTTCTGAGAGCCTTCAAAGGTGATCTATAACAGCTTCTTAATAAATGCGGGTGCTTCTGATTCATTCCGTGGGGTCAGGGCTGCATTTACCGGCCAAGCGCCTGCCCACAGGCCAGGGGATGAGAGACGAGGCCAGCCCCATAGACTGCCATGTTGAGGAGAGGCTTTTGGAGCCCGCACAGCATCTGCGCCATGCCCCTGACCAGAGGCCTACGAAGGAGTGGCGGGCAAGCCATAGGCCCCGTATATCACATTATGTAATGGCGCACTTCTCTGCACTTCATTTATTTGGCGATTGCTCGCAGGCTGGCACCTCGCCAGCAGCAGCCACCAAATCCAAGTCTGCAGAAATCAATCTCGCGCTGACTGATTAAGCCATGGTTAGAACTAATTGCTCCTTCGTGTGTGGGGAGAATAAATTATGGGCTTTCATCTCAGCATGTTTAAAAAATGTCATGGCTGGAAGGGTCTGGGTCTTAACTCCTTCCTTCCCGGCACGTTTGCCTGGGACGAGGGGAGGGATGGGCGGGAAGCCCGGCTGGCTGGCGGGTGGGGTCCGGTCTCAGTCGGGGCGGACCGACCTTGAACTCTCGGGCTGTTTGGACATTAAAGCCCGAAACCAACACATCAGCCAAGGGTAAAGggggaattgtgtgagttgtgaTGCAATATGGATGGAGGGCTATAGATTTCCCCGACCCTGCTGCTCAAGGTTTTCAATTATCCCCAACATATAAATTCTCCAAACTGCCAGCACTTCCTTTAGAGGCTCTAAGGCCAAACATGACATTTATTCCAGGTTGGATTGTTTGACTAATCCAGTACTCCACAGTGATCCACAGCGATCCACCCAATTCAGGGCTGATTTATTTTTACATGTTGTCTTTACTTATAGTTTTAGAGACTCTCTTGGAGATTGTTTGAGCAGTTGAGGCAGGAAGGAGGCATTTcttcttcgggagagataaagtaaaggtaaaggcagtgtcacgaatgggaccctgaagaaggagacagaaggcctgatccttgcagcccaggagcaagccatccgaacaaaggcaatgaaggccaagattgaaaaatcagccgatgacccaaagtgcagactgtgcaaggaaaccgacaaaaccattgatcatatcctcagctgctgtaagaaaatcacacagacagactacaaacagaggcacaactaggtggcccaaatgattcattggaacttatgcctcaagtatcacctcccagcagtaaagaactggtgggatcataaacctgcaaaagtattggaaaatgagcatgcaaagatactgtgggacttccgaatccagactgacaaagttctggaacacaacacaccagacatcacagttgtggaaaaggaaaaggtttggatcagtgatgtcgccatcccaggtgacagtcgcatggacgaaaaaccacaggaaaaactcagctgctatcaggacctcaagattgaacttcaaagactctggcagtgcaggtggtcccattgggtgccgtgccaaaagatctcagccggcatttggaaacaataggcattgacaaaattacgatctgccaactgcaaaaggccaccctgctgggatctgcgtgcatcatccgaaaatacatcacacagtcctagacacttgggaagtgttcgacttgtgattttgtgatacgaaatccagcatgtctatcttgtttgctgtgtcacataataataataataataataataataataataataataataataataataataataattctgtcaGAGAAGGTGAAGGGAAGGCTGGGCTGCAGGCATGGAAAGCTTGGCAAGGCCACCTAGACCCAGAGGCAGGAGGGAGCTGATGGTCCAGATGGCTTCGTCACGATGCCTCAAATGCCTAAACCCGCACAcgttggcctttgtaagccattCTTGCAAATGAAATCATTTATCCCTTTCAAAGGAAATGCAGGTTTCACTGGGCACCAGCAGGGATGGAAACACTCCTCCAAGAAAGACTCGGGGAAAGGAGGAACGCATTCCATCTCAAGGCATGTCAGATGTGCCTTCCCCATTTCATGGTCTACATATTTGTGGGTCAAGACGGATTTGCTGCCCTGCATTCGCCACCTTGGATCGGGAGAGAGGCCAGAGCCCTTCCTGCAGGGAAGATTCATTAAAACAAGGCAAGAGTGGCAATTAAGGCTCGGCTTAGCAGAGCCAAGGGATCCATGCACGGGCATGGGTGGCTGGGCCAGGAGAGCATGTGCAGACGTGGGCGAggaccgaggaggaggaggaggaggaggaggaggaggacagcaGGCTTAATTAAGGGAATGGAAGCAGCCAATTTGTGCTGCTTGGCGCTGTGTCTGCCACCCTGAGAAAGCTGTGGCTCTGGCTCTCGCACAAAGTGCTGGAAAGGCACCCAGACCGGAGAACATGGCAACTCTGCATTCCTAAAGTCGGAACAGAATTGTTTTTTGTTCGTGGATCTAGTTGGCAGGCTCTTTGTAAGGCTGTTGAGAGATTTATGGCcacagagcaggcatgggcaaacttgggcatttcctccaggtgttttggacttcaactcccatcattcttggCCTCAggacctttccttttccccctcagacgCTTCAGCTGACCTACCTCATACATGCTTGTGagtaaataccctgtttccccgaaaataagagagtgtcttatattaatttttgctcccaaagatgcattaggtcttattttcaggggatgccttatttttcgatgaagaatttatttatagttgaacaaaaaaatgaacttttattatatattgtacagtagttgtcatcacaaaccagaatgaccagacaaactgtgaatcttatcaggaatttcttgtttCTACCATTATTTTACTGTACAACCATCTataatatgtacatttaccgatcctacatgctctgctgttctgttcattgggcatgcttccaaacaaaacctttgctaggtcttactttcaggggaggccttatatttagcaattcagcaaaacccctactaggtcttattttccggggatgtcttattttcagggaaacagggtacttttactattttgatttggtgtctctgatgtttattttatgcgcatgactctttaaaagggaaagggaggctggttgCTTGCTTTACCTCTgctcaataaaaaaaaccccagtctTCTGTTTTGCTATTCTGCTACATGCCTTAATGTCTTAACATTTCAGGCATAAGCATGTCCAAtatctaacccaggggtcctcaaacttttaaagcagagggccggtccacaatctttcagactgtggaggggccgaattatcatttgaaaaaaaaaaaccccgaacaaattcctgtgcacaatgcacatgtcttatttgtagtgcaaaacaacaacaacaatgaaagaacaatacaatatttaaaaatgaaagcaattgtaaacaacataaacctatcaggatttcaatgggaagtgtgggcctccttctggccaatgagatagtcaagttaattaggattgttgttgttgttgtgtgccttcaagtcatttcagactttgggcgagcctaagtctaaaattatttatttattcatttactacatttatttattacatttatatcccgcccttctcaccccgaaggggactcagaacagctgtatgtacatacaatatattatattattagcatagcacaatattagccttATATATGttcttattattagtaataagaacatcagccctggccttgtctttctcaactgcagagtatgcctgtcctgtctggcacaagtctgcccatgcaaagcaggtggacatagcactgaatgaaacatgcagaatcatcacgggatgccttaaacctacacctgttgataaactctacaagttagctggcattgcccctcttgacgtgcgacgggaagttgctgctaacagtgagagaaaaaaggttgaacattgtgaaagccacccactgcatggctatcagccccctcccaccaggctcaaatcaaggaagggcttcatgagaaccaccactccctcctcttgatgttcctccagcaacagcaagagtgtctctctgggcagctaaacctggcaattccaactggatggccccccatgagggtcttcctccaggggcaaaccaggaatgggcaacttggaagtccctgaacagactcagaagtggagtgggcagatcaaaagacaacttggcaaggtggcactacctggaggaatcctccaccttgtgtgactgtggagctgaacaaacaactcagcatatgtatgcttgcccacaatgccctgcctcatgtacggaggaggagttgtttaaagctacaggcaatgcggttgctgttgcccgcttttggtccaaaactatttagttgcttgtgatttcttttcttttctattttatttccattatttgaaatgtatttgctgtaccaatgcttttgacatgaaataaataaataagccttatatattactatattgaactataccactatactgtaatattatatgtaaaatataacatataattaatattattatatggtattattattagtattatattgtataacattataatattattatcaatattatatacaatatattatattatttaaaatgatataaaaatattatattataaaactgagggcaggggccaggtaaatgaccttggagggccatatccggcccccgggccttagtttggggacccctgatctaacccATATTGGTATTTATCTAACAAAAAAAATGCCTGATGGTAAATCCCCTTGCAATAAGCCAAGTAGGCTGCCTGTATCCAGGTTTACGGCGGTCATGGCTTCCTTACCGGCCTTGGCACAGGCAGGCGAGAACATGGTCTGCAGGCGTGAAGGAGGCGGCCATGCCAAGTGGCACCAGGAGGCCCTTTGCACCAAGGTGACGGTGGTGCCCGTGCCAgcaacccctccctccctccctccctccctcgggaAGAGCTTTTCTCTGAGGAGGCAGGCTCACTGTCGGGAGAAAACAGCCAGCGTGAAATAAGTCTGATTAGCAATTAGTCCCATTGTAGAAGGATtaaggggaggaggggaggaggcatTGTTCTAGAGAGCGACTTGATGATCAATCTGCATCTGGATCAAGCGGCCTTGTGCCCCTTTCTTCCTGCGAGTGCCCTCTTGACCATCAGCATAAGGAAAGGAGCATATGGGCAAGGGCAGGGTGAGCGTGTGTGCAGTGTAGAAACAATAGGATGCTTCAACACGCATGTGTAGCTCCATGCTTCCAACAATAGGGCTTAGGATATGCAAGGCGCCCGGCACATGGGAGGTGAGCTCTTACGCACACTCCCGTCCAACATTCCTCGGAGGAATCCGAAAGTGCAAGCGACACCGgtatctttctttctccttccttttttgcAAGGCGGGACTTGGCTAATGGACGCCGATGCCTCCCCAGTCTCTTGGTGCGCGAAGCATGTGCCAGGCTCATCGCGACTCCTTTTAAGAAGCAAAGCACATATTCAGCTTGGGGCCAAGTTATCTGAAAGATTACCCAGATGAATGTGAGTGCGCACATATAGATGCCTTCAAGTCGCCTAGCAACTTATCGTGAGCCAtacatttcacagggttttctcaggcaaataaataaataaataaatactcagaggtggctctACCTCTAGTGCACAGAAGGTGTAGTTTAGTGATGTgccagcactctctggcagagaaggctaaagaccctgtcCCACAATTGCATGGCATTGAGTCGCGGCAGTTGAAGCCAAATCAAACGGCCTTCATTCCCTCGGCAGCACCAGCTACAATCCAGCCAGAAAACAGGAGCGCACTCTTTGAGGCATTGTGGCCAAAACGCAGGGAGCAAGGAC is part of the Anolis carolinensis isolate JA03-04 unplaced genomic scaffold, rAnoCar3.1.pri scaffold_10, whole genome shotgun sequence genome and encodes:
- the foxo6 gene encoding forkhead box protein O6; the protein is MGEKALDPDFAPRSRPRSCTWPLPQPGFPGAEEEEEEEEGEEGEGDEEEAAAEGGGAGGGRRRALPGGGGGAENRAGGGGPGAPVPPSSSAAAAAPPSAAPPSLEPGQQQQQQVRKAKTSRRNAWGNLSYADLITRAIESAPEKRLTLSQIYDWMVRFVPYFKDKGDSNSSAGWKNSIRHNLSLHTRFIRVQNEGTGKSSWWMLNPEGGKTGKTPRRRAVSMDNNSKFLRIKGKASKKKQLQASQERGAEESPARPPAKWSGSPSSHTSEEYDAWADFRTRANSSASTLGGHLSPIMANHEPDELEEEDGTPSSPLMYPSPSSTMSPSLNARCSVEMPRLADLTGTISLSESLGESLLDDLQDNYSLSPGQPLPAGALRQRSPGFSFSAKCSAVGAGGGGGGGGGSTYCGTIYSQPAMSLMRRLPMQTIQENKQASFAPMHSYRNSSLQDLLSSVSYAHKESDSHMPQASSMGPPPRSHRPNVLMCSGNGGSGCSGEVGLVPYHPHPPSLMKSGALYHPSPAGHHPSVSNSALPSPISLMSLPSDTCSMVAMPHHGHIHSYINNPGAHMGLLDSLQGPYPEAMHTPVLGQERFPADLDLDMFNGSLECDVESIILNDFMDSDEMDFNFDSALPPQNGLSMATLPSAPQPPNQSWVPG